The genomic region TCCCCCTCACGCTGATGCTCGGCAGCATCGGCTGGACGTGGGCGTTCCTCATCGCCAGCGGAGCGACCGCTCTCTACTCGGTCATCGCGTTCCTCAAAGTCCGCGACGTGCCGCACGGAGGCACCGCGCCGAAGCCGGATGTCGTGCCGTTCAAGAAGATCTGGCCGAAGGTCCGGCAGGCGTGGAGCGTCCCCGGCACCCGGCTCGGGTTCTGGGCGCACTTCAGCACCATGTCGACGCCGGCCGTGCTCGGCCTGCTGTGGGGCTATCCGTACCTCGTGCAGGCGCAGGGCATGTCGCCGAAGGCGGCGTCGTCGACACTCGGCGTGCTGGTCATCGGCGCGATCGTGGCGAGTCCGGTCATCGGCGCGTTGTTCTCGCGCAACCCCGAGTGGCGCATGCCGATCGCGGTGTGGTTCCTGGCGTTCGCGTTCACGGGGTGGGGCGTGCTGTTGTTGTGGCCGGGCGGTCACGTGCCGTCGGTGGTCATCGGGATCGTGTTCGTCGTACTCACGATCGGTGGCCCCATCTCGGGCGTGGCGTTCGCGTTGGCGCGTGACTACAACCCGTCGCACCGGCAGTCCACGGCGAGCGGGCTCGTCAACGTCGGCGGCTTCCTCGCCGTCACGGTCGCGGCGCTCGGCGTGGGTGTCCTGCTCGACCTCTTCGAGAACGTCCTGACGCCGCAGAGCGCGTTCCGGGTGGCGTTCAGCTTCCTCGTCGCCGTGCTCGCCTTCGGTGCCTGGCGGATGCTGGTCTGGTGGCGGCGCGCGCGGGCCGCGGTGTTCGCCGCCGAGGAGCGCGGTGAGACGGTGCCTGTGCAGTTGCGGCGTCGGCGCTGGGACGCTCTGCGCGTCGCTTAGGATCTCCCGCCGTGAAACCTTCTGTTGCACCGGGCCTGGTCGTCGTCGACAAGCCGGACGGCATGACCTCGCACGACGTGGTGGCACGGGTGCGCAGGATCCTCGGCACCCGCAAGGTCGGGCACGCCGGCACGCTGGACCCGATGGCGACCGGCGTGCTCGTGCTCGGCATCGAGCGCGCGACCAAGCTGCTCGGCCACCTCGCGCTCGACAGCAAGGCCTACCTCGCCACGATCGTGCTCGGTGCGGCCACCACGACCGACGACGCCGAGGGCGAGGTGCTGTCCACGGTGGACGCGAGCCACGTCGAGGACACCGCCGTCGCGGCCGAGATCACCAAGCTCACCGGCCCGATCCAGCAGGTGCCGTCCGCGGTCAGCGCGGTCAAGATCGACGGCAAGCGCGCCTACGCACGGGTGCGCGCCGGCGAGCAGGTCGAGATCCCGGCCCGCCCGGTCACCGTGCACCGGTTCGACGTGCTGTTCAGCCGCCGCGAGGACGAGAAGGTGCTCCTCGACGTGATGGTCGAGTGCTCGTCCGGCACGTACGTCCGCGCGCTGGCCCGCGACCTCGGCGCCGCGCTGGGCGTCGGCGGCCACCTGGGTGCGTTGCGCCGCACCAGGGTCGGCCCGTTCGACCTGCGCGTCGCCCGCACCCTCCAGCAGCTCGAAGAAAGCCCCGGCCTGTCGCTCGACCTCGACGCCGCGGTCGCCACGGCGTTCCCGCGCCGCGAGATCGACCCGATGGAGGCCGCCGCGCTGTCCCACGGCCAACGGCTGCGCGCAGGCGGTTTCGACGGCACCTACGGCGTCTTCGGCCCGGACGGCCACGTCATCG from Lentzea guizhouensis harbors:
- the truB gene encoding tRNA pseudouridine(55) synthase TruB; the protein is MTSHDVVARVRRILGTRKVGHAGTLDPMATGVLVLGIERATKLLGHLALDSKAYLATIVLGAATTTDDAEGEVLSTVDASHVEDTAVAAEITKLTGPIQQVPSAVSAVKIDGKRAYARVRAGEQVEIPARPVTVHRFDVLFSRREDEKVLLDVMVECSSGTYVRALARDLGAALGVGGHLGALRRTRVGPFDLRVARTLQQLEESPGLSLDLDAAVATAFPRREIDPMEAAALSHGQRLRAGGFDGTYGVFGPDGHVIALAKDEDGQAKPVVVLSPAG
- a CDS encoding MFS transporter, with the protein product MPVVRQDRGGPATRAAWLIWTTAVLVYFAAVFHRTTLGVAGLEASERFGLGPAQLGVFTVLQVGVYALMQIPTGLLVDRYGPRKVLTAAALLMGTGQLLFAIAESYPLGLAARAVLGMGDAMTFISVIRLVATHFPPKQYSLVVAVTAALGGVGNLVATVPLTLMLGSIGWTWAFLIASGATALYSVIAFLKVRDVPHGGTAPKPDVVPFKKIWPKVRQAWSVPGTRLGFWAHFSTMSTPAVLGLLWGYPYLVQAQGMSPKAASSTLGVLVIGAIVASPVIGALFSRNPEWRMPIAVWFLAFAFTGWGVLLLWPGGHVPSVVIGIVFVVLTIGGPISGVAFALARDYNPSHRQSTASGLVNVGGFLAVTVAALGVGVLLDLFENVLTPQSAFRVAFSFLVAVLAFGAWRMLVWWRRARAAVFAAEERGETVPVQLRRRRWDALRVA